The region TCAATAAAATTACTCAAACATTGTTTAAGTTGTTGAATGTGTGTTTAATTTAAGTGTATATGATCCATTTAAGATGGGGCAACACAAATTTCCAGATATGAATGCTACTTAGGGCTTATGGAAAAAATTGAACTCACGAACTTTTTGCTGCCCAATGTTTATAACTTTATATCATTTACTCGATAATTTGTTCCATTTCTTGTTAGTGATCATTGTTCTTCAAAATCAAGAATAACAACATgcatattataaatatttttgaatgttGATCAACCTAAGAAATCATCTTAGGATTGTTCAATTCCTTCTCCTTCATCATTCTTGTCATAGCAATTGTATCATAGTAGTGTTCATTTGGttgaaatcaaactaaaattttgacatttttctgaaatttaaacttacaaattttaaaagaactGTAAATatctcaaattaaattaaacaggCCAGTTTTAGTTGGTTTTTCaatttagttcaattttttggttcgaaaaatcaaatgaattccaaATGATGAAGTCATGAACTGtactaatttaatcaaatgtattGTCATGATTAAACCATTGAAATGCCAGCTTAAAAAAAAGACTTCCCGAGTAATTTGCATTTTCTTCTCTACAAAATCTGCAAAACACACGGTGGTGCACCCGTTTTCGGGGATTAACTAGCtaaaataataatgaagaaAACTTAGGCTATCTTTAGGAAATGGAACCAATGTTGTCAATGGGCACCCAAGTATACACATCATTGCCAAAAtttccaaatcaaataaaaccCAAAATGATCTATTAATTTTAGCATTAAGAGTTCATAGACTATCCACCTCTCACGTGCCGACATTAGGTGCCGGAGTTGATATAGGTGGCCCGTAAGAATATCTCCACTCATTGCAAGCCAAGCATTTGTCCAACTTTACACAGTTCTCTAATGTGCAGAATTTGCAGGAccatgttttgttttttatactTGCATCCTTCGGCTTTACCGTGCTACAGACATTGCAGATTGGAGCTAATGGCTGCAATCAACTCAGCATTATTCACAAGCAAAAATACTTGAAGTCAGTACTTGTAGGAACTAACCTATTCAAAGCAATTAGTGAGATAAACAATGGAACCAAACCAGAAAGTATAATAAGTGAGATTCATACCAAAAATAAACTTAAAGTCTTAAAGTATTAGCAGTTATCTATGTTAAGCAGGAACTTCTCGAGTCCTATGCCTCGGCGGTCATTTTCAAAAATGCTTTTGAAACTCTGAAAATCTACATTAAGTTAACAATCTATTCTTGTAAAAGATATTGTTTCGTGTTTTCATGCCACAGGCAATGATAATGAAAGAAATGGTCTTGTCTTATTTAGTACAATCTATGAACTAGTATAAGAAACCTGAAAAATCTCCAAATATTGTATCCTGTATAAAATCGTGGTTATTCATGCAACTCCACTGCActgtttttaatcaaattttagaATCAAAGTTAAGCTCAAGATCTATGCTCTAACTTCAAAGTCTGCAGAAAACATTATGCCAATCCGCATGCAACCTCAAATGAGCACGCAATATGTACAAACCAAAATTGCAGCcacaaaatataacaaatggCATCATCTTATCATCTTAATGAACTAACTAAAATAAGGTAATCGTAATGATTACTTACTGGATTTAATAATGTGCAAGCTGCACACTCCCACATAGCATTCTCCTCTTGATTATGAGCTACATTATGATTTAATACTGACCCCAGAGATGAGCCACCCGTTAAATCAACAAACGCAGAACCAGAAAGCGGACTGCTGTACGAGTTATAAGTTCTCTTTTTAGGTATGGAATGAAGATCAGAGCTTGATCCCGAAGTTGAAACATCTGCGgtcaaatttacaaaattggACTCTGAATGTCCATTAAAAGATTGAAATTCTGTACTATTACTTGATTCATGACTTCTTTTTTTACAATTATCTGTCTGTAAGCATCCGGCAGATTGCCTCACACCTACAAGGTCATCCCCAATATCACAACAGCTTTCTCCGTCCTCAGAAGCTTCAGTAGACTGAGAACCACACCACATCTCATCCTGAAATCTCCTTTCTGCAGCCATTGCTGCCGCTTGTATTGGACTAAGTGCAGCCATAATGGCGTTATCACCACCAAGACGGTTTGGTCCAGACGGTAAGATAGAATTCAATTTTGATCTCTTCTCTGCAGCAGCTAACGCTGTTTTACGAAGTGATGAGAGCGGAGGTTGTCGAGAATACCCACCCAATCGCTTACCAGGCATATCAAACCCCTCCCCTGAACCAGTTATTCCCTTTGAAATAAGCTCCTCGCATTCCTGTCATTAGAATCAGCAAAACAAGCAAAGTCGTCTTATATTCTTAATGGTCGACAAAAAGTGCACAAGATAATGCATATTGCGAATAATTCTTAACTCAAAAACatacaaatcaaatcacaaAATAGAACGTAACCTTTCTCAACTCATCCCAAAGCTTATAGAAACTGGCATTATGAGGACCATGAGCATTATGACATAATTCATGAAGCATAGTATCCAAAACCATATCATATggataaaaatcaaaatctctATTCGGTCTACGAAGCCTCAATTTGACGTGCACTCCTCCTCCTACATTCAACCCCAGAAGAGCCGGATTCTTCGGACTGCAACAAAAAATTCCATATCCATAAACTCACACAAATAACAAAACTTCCACAGTTCAATCAATCAAACaactcaaatttctaaaacaaACAAATGCATCCACAAAAATTCACAAATCAAACTTGAAAATctactaaaaaaatcaaactttgtATCTAAATAATCAATACccagataaaaaaaatgattaatacCAGAATTCCGATAGTACTTTAACACGCCATTTGTGTTTACGCATAATGGGTTGGACTTGTTTGGCAATTTTTTCAAGACACTTTTTGGCTTCTTCTTCTCCAGGTTTTCTctttagggttttgatttcccatACTTTGTTTAAGTCTCCGACGTTCATTTCCTCAATCAGTAAAAAACCCAGAAAATAAAACACCTAATAAAACCTGGGTGATCGGTTGATTTTGGATTAATTACTCAGACGGTTTGATTAAAGAAAAGGGTATGATTTGATGAATGCGGAGAGAAAAGAAGTGAAATTTGAAAATTGGGGATTTTGATTTTGGAGAAGATGAAAGTCCTTAGTTGGCGGGTTTTTGAAATTTAACCAAACAGACACAACACGGAGTTTAGTAGTTCCAATGTTCTATGTTGTCATTgggacttaagtggcaatatgccccctaaatttataaacaatgggcaattaacacataaattaattttatgggcaaatcagtacacgaacttggtgattatgggtaATTTGCcctattttaacaatttacccccttaatttgtaagttaattgtcttttaaattggaaatttgccccctaaacttgtaaaaatcaccaagttcgtgtattgatttgccaacaaagttaatttatgtgttaattgcccattgcttataAGTTGTggtaaattgctacttaagtcgtTGTCATTGGTGTTTGGGGGCGGATTAAGGTGTGAGCCGTCGTAGAATAAAAGATGATTACTAAGAGTGAATAAATACGGATTGAGATTCCTTCACGTTCATTCAAATTTGAGGGGTCACATTCACAATTTATATCATTTATTGTAAGATAAATGatgtagattaatttaattacaaatgTACCTTTTTTATCTACATTGTTTAACCCcctcaaattcaaaatgaatttgaagaAATTTCAATCCATAAAACACTACCTATGTAAATTTGAAAGGCAGTATCAGACTGGTTGCgtgaaaagttttaattatttatattaaaaagtaattaactttaataatcttaatttaaaatacgctctaaaatattttaacaacaTTAATTccatattaaatattaattattttctctaaatattttataaatatttcaacacaaaaatataaaataagattTAGAAGTCATTAAAagcaatttattaaaagaagaCATAAGGTATAAAAAAGTCCTTgagtttttttcaaaaatacagatcagcccttttactttatctgggcacaattaagcccccatatttttaaaattgaacaattaaacccttattattttaaaattgaacaaataaacccttttagtttacttttggaaCACTTATCCTCTCAATTTTTGAATTAATAACAAGCAAAgagtaatttataattatcaaaagtaaaaatttataattacgtcatataatatatcaaatgaaaaaattcatATCTAAtcatcttaattaattaaaaatagtttatattttattttttagctcaattatctttcaaattgtataaaataaacGAGTTTAGAGACCGCAATGACCCgatttaaaagttaattaatcTACAACCGAAGATTATCATCCTTTGTTGATTTACAAAGTGGagtattgtttttgtttgattaaaaaaattagaatatgaGTTAATTAGTTCCGATATATAAATTTAGGAACCGCGATGAGCTTTTGTTTAAGTATGGCTATTTCATACCTATTTTAACTTCTCCGATTCTGGTTTGTcagtaataaacaaataaatccagcttccaataaataaataaacgcCCAATCTTTTGGGTGTCCCAATTGAAATCTCAAAAACCCATTTATCCAATTACACAAACAAATCCCAAAGCTTCAATCTTTCACTGCTTTTAGCTATTTTCTTGATAGTTTGATCATACACTAAAATATAACAATAAGGgacttttatttgtttgatttgttatttatttgacCACATAACAATAAAACAATGGCGGGTATAGCTTTAGTATTAGATCTGTTAAAGAAAAATCACAACTTTTACTCACCTAAATTCTCTGCCTCCTCCGCCGCTTCCGTCGCCGCCGCCTCCGTGGCAGCTGCCGGTACTCCTTTTGCTTCTCGGTTCTTGTTTGGGTACCCTTCTTTATCCTCACTCTGTATTTACTTATTTTGGTAGTTTTGGAAAAGACAGTGTGTTGTATTTGTATGCATTATAGTAATTcagattatttatttatttggattgttttatttTGCTGAAATAATGGGTGTATACTGCAATTTTATGTAGGATTTTTAGGTGATATATTATTTAGTATTGAGTTTTATGAGATTAAATTTAGATTTATGACAATTTATGAGTTTTTGAGAGTTTCCGGTGACCAAAATGTTTCACAAACGGGAAACGCATCTCGAAGTTTTCCGTGCTTTTTAGGTTTATTGACTGTGGAGCCACTGATAAAATTTTGAAGATTGTATTTCATTCACTTTTTTTCAGTTCATATTAGGCTTACCGTGCTACCTAGATAAATGGAACACGGACACGGAAAAACAGAATCAGTTTAAGGTTGTctatattaaaattgaagtttcgtCTCCAAAATGCCAGTGTCCAacacgtttccgaaacgggaaacgttgATCGAGTGAAGTGTCCGTGTTACTTTTGTGTCTGTAAATGATTGTATTCTCTTTTTCATGTTATAATGTAGCTAATGATGAAGATTGACTCTGGTTTGTAATTCCAGTTTTACCAAGATCCCAGTTGCGCATTGTGATGCTGGCGCGGCACTATCTGATGATTACATTTCTACTATACGGAAGGCCTCTGGGAATATTTTTCAGCATGATTCTTTGAAATATACAACTAAGGAGTACTATTTTGAATTAAAGCCTCTTCTTTCAGCTTTTGAATGGAAACAACTAGCTATGACATCCCTAAGGTCATTTTTGCTGTTCTATTTGCCACTTCTGGAGCCTACTTCAATTACAGAAGAGGATGATGAAGACTTTCTGCAGGATGCTCCGGAAGAACGGCGTTTAGATTTGGTTGTTCCCTTCCAAAAATCAGTGAAGCAAATTGTTCGGGAGGTGAGTTTTGTGGCTTTACAAACTTGCAAGCACTTTGTTTTTCCGGTTTTATGTTGAGTTTGCCAAATTATAATGTACTAATATAATGCAACATGTTCCCTCAATTTTATTGTTTGTTCTTAGCAACTAGGATTTGGGTTGGGAATTAAAGACGGCAGCTTTGGCACGTAATGTATTAACAATGTCTAAAAAATCCAGATACACGGAAGAATGTtgtcaattaaaattatacgtCCTAGTATTTAAGCAGGAGTTTGTTTGGAATGGTTGAAATTgctattataaaaattgagtCGTGgcttaaaaaattaatcatcaAATTATGAGGGATCTTTCACACTATGAGAGCTTTTTTGTGTTAGTAACATTGCTGTTCTATATCTGAAGTTTTCTTCTTTAGGTCTTATTTAGGAGTTGGAACTTTTCTAGATGACAATCTATAGTGTATAAAGCTTTagctttggtttaaattgcagtTTCAGAATGGCTCTTTTTGGATGTTTGTGCAGCTGTTTTCCAGCTTCACTACATCCAAGTATACTTCCTACGCTATAACACTCGTGTTTGTCTCATATGTTTTCTAAGCTATTGTCAAGGAGTTATGTATGTCTTGTTCTATAAGTTTTAGGGTTAACTGCAAAATAAATCATgtactttagcgtgttttgtaaTTACAACACGTACTTTAAATCTTGACAATGTCATATACAAACTatcattttttgcaatttggaAGACTAGGCAATATTCCGTTAAAATATGCTGTTGTGGATGCCAAAAGGCCCAAAACAGTGTATACTCTGGCGTCCAcatcaatattttctttattgCTTTGTGTTCCGAATTGTTAAACAAATGATAGTTTGTGTGTCATTGCCAGGATCTGAAGTTGTTATTGTAAttacaaaacacgctaaaagttcatgatttaatttgcaTGGAACCCCGAATTCTATTACATCCTATTACAGCAAATTGTTTCTCTACAAACTTTTTGGAATACAACTTGGGAAACAATGAAGTTCATTACTGACGTCTATTTGATCTTTTAACAATAGTAACTTTTGGCTGGTAACCACGCTTAGCAAAAAcgagaaaattattttgaaggATCGTTTCTTTTACCAGCTTTCAAACTGCTTCTTTCTTTCTTGAAATAGTTTACTGAAATATGTCTTATTTGCTGTGTTAGACTACTGTTGTAACCACAAGAAGGATTTTAGAAAGGCTTTCTGTGCATTATGTTTCACAGCGATTGGCTTGGAAACTTCTAAAAGGTGCGTTAATTAACATAGTAGTTTGAAATTGTAGatcatcttttttttcttccttcGCCAAATCGCCTAATTGATTGGATCAATTTTGCAGATGTACCAAAGTCAGCTGTACGCAAAGCTGATAGAGGATTGCCTGCTGTTGTCTATATGTTCAGAGTCGGCAGAACAACATTTAGAGGTCGTGAGCTCTATCCCGCTTTGTGAGTAATTATTTGTCCAATTGCTTTTTCCCGGGAATCTAACTTCTttatgtgttatatgtttaaGCAGGGCACATTTTAGGAGTTGCCGCTTCATGGCTTGTACAAGTCGGTATTGAAGTTTACCGATTCTTTTCTCGTTTAGCAAGATCTGAAGATGAAGATAATAAGGTTGATCAAGCCGAACAAGTTAAAGCTCTTGGCAAAAAAGTTACCAGTGTTACTATCTCGTGTAGCTCGTCACTAATTTTTGCTTCCATTGGAGCAGGGCTTGTTTCCGCCACAATTCGTCCTTCAACGGGACAGTGGATAGGTAAGTACATCTATTTTGCTTGCTTGATAACGTTCATACAAAAATGCTTAGGTAGACTCTGTCCACCATGTCATCCAATGACGAAGCCTATGATGTGTTTTGCAGTGATTGGCTCTGTTCACGAATGGCATAGTGGACAGAGTCTATATACGAATTTCTCCGTGTATACAATATATAATCTTGGTTACCTGTCATGTAGTCCCCTAGCAGCCGAGTTAATTTGTGAACTATTTTGCAGGTTGTGCTGTTGGGGATTTGGCTGGCCCAATTATAGTTACGTTTTGCCTCGAAAAATTGTTCCATACGGACATTTAGATCCCTGACATAAATTAAGTAATGTATTTTTTTCTTGCACCTGCGTCTAACTTAAGTGGCAGCTAGCGAAATCTTTGAGTTTATGATGATATAGTTTCACATAATCAAATCTGGAAGGAGATTTTCTTAAGATAATGAAGGTTTTGTAGCATTAACTTCCTCAAGTTCATTGAGAATTCAATTCTCCCTTATATAAAGGCCATTGTTAGGTtctcttttaataatattcaactgatttgtttcttcttcatttatATTGATCTGAAAATTCTCTAATTTTATGCTTCAgcaattcatttatatttttagagaaGTCCatgaaactctatatttataatagGGTTAATTTGCAAAACAATTACtgtgttttacaattttaacatgaaaattttattttaacaatgaGTTGCTGTTTTACAATTCGAAATACAGATTAATTTCCTGTCAAAAAAAGTGGACTCTGAAACCGTGGTAGCAATCACATGCcacttttaagaaaaattattgcacgcaaccgttgcgccatgtcattcgtgccatgtggaaaaattcataataaaaaaattaagtaataaatgaAAGATTTCCTATCACAAATCcccattggcttgttgtaattatgacatggcacaaccaatgcatgggataaacactccaCTTTTAAATGATCGCTATTTtgaattgtgaaaaaaaaatggtagttatattttaaattgtcaaaGTTAAAAGTTCGTATACAACTTAATTT is a window of Mercurialis annua linkage group LG2, ddMerAnnu1.2, whole genome shotgun sequence DNA encoding:
- the LOC126666830 gene encoding uncharacterized protein LOC126666830 codes for the protein MNVGDLNKVWEIKTLKRKPGEEEAKKCLEKIAKQVQPIMRKHKWRVKVLSEFCPKNPALLGLNVGGGVHVKLRLRRPNRDFDFYPYDMVLDTMLHELCHNAHGPHNASFYKLWDELRKECEELISKGITGSGEGFDMPGKRLGGYSRQPPLSSLRKTALAAAEKRSKLNSILPSGPNRLGGDNAIMAALSPIQAAAMAAERRFQDEMWCGSQSTEASEDGESCCDIGDDLVGVRQSAGCLQTDNCKKRSHESSNSTEFQSFNGHSESNFVNLTADVSTSGSSSDLHSIPKKRTYNSYSSPLSGSAFVDLTGGSSLGSVLNHNVAHNQEENAMWECAACTLLNPPLAPICNVCSTVKPKDASIKNKTWSCKFCTLENCVKLDKCLACNEWRYSYGPPISTPAPNVGT
- the LOC126670695 gene encoding uncharacterized protein LOC126670695 encodes the protein MAGIALVLDLLKKNHNFYSPKFSASSAASVAAASVAAAGTPFASRFLFGFTKIPVAHCDAGAALSDDYISTIRKASGNIFQHDSLKYTTKEYYFELKPLLSAFEWKQLAMTSLRSFLLFYLPLLEPTSITEEDDEDFLQDAPEERRLDLVVPFQKSVKQIVRETTVVTTRRILERLSVHYVSQRLAWKLLKDVPKSAVRKADRGLPAVVYMFRVGRTTFRGHILGVAASWLVQVGIEVYRFFSRLARSEDEDNKVDQAEQVKALGKKVTSVTISCSSSLIFASIGAGLVSATIRPSTGQWIGCAVGDLAGPIIVTFCLEKLFHTDI